AACTCATGACAAAATGTCACATTAGTTTGACAGTTATGACGTGACTTTTATGACATGTGGGGGAACCTCATctggtgagggctccctctgtaGGAATGGACTGTATACAGGTATGACATTCATCTGAGACTCATCATCATCGTCTGAGTCCAGGCTGTAGGAAAGCTCACGGTGGAGGTGATAGTTAGTACTGCCAGCTGAGGAAATGCTCATTTTAGACAGGGAACAAGCTTTTGTCATCCTCTGCTCTAGGTTCAGTGTGCAGTCATCTGCAGAgagcaaaacaaaatattttgcatCTGTATTGTATCATCAGTTGAAAAGACCAACATGGTCACCATGTTTAGGATGCTGGTGTGCTAATCCCAACAAAGGCAACAGCTTCAACAGACAGACCTtgatggtcaaccagcttcaatTGCTAAGATTCTCTAGTGAATAGTTTTGCTATATTGgttcaccagctagaccagcatcaGACCaacataaaccagcctggaccagcatggaaattcatgctgggcTATCCTGGTCTATTTCAGCAGGATTTTAATCACTTCACAATGTGACAGATGTATGAGTTCAAAGGGTAGTCGGCCCAAGTAAAAAGAGTCTTTACAACTAGCTTGGCCTGTCAGGAATTCAGTTGAACTCATGGTCATTCTCTTTATAGTGTGCTAGATCTATTTCCCCAGCACAAGTTAATGCTCGCTGACATAGGACACATCTTACCAAAATAAGAAGGCTTGTCCAGACTTCTTTGGCTGATTTGAAACACGTCCTTCATTTCATGACCTCTGTCATGGGTTCCATTCTCCAGAATCTGCTTAAAGGTTGTAGGCCAGTCCTCTTCAGTTAGTGAGTCTTTTCTCTGGGTTATTTTCTCATGGCTGCCTGAATGCTGTGAGAATCACACAGTCACATATAACATGGATGTTTTAAAATTATggttcatttctttagaagtaaacctttttttaaattgGGAAAcaattacttagtgcacctttaaaattcaAAGCAACATATGACATTTAAGGTGCTCTGGTTACAGAGCCTTAGAGTGTCAGTGCAATTATTATGTTTCTGTGCAAGCTTCAGTCTTTCAGTGTTTGATGGATGATATTTGAAACTGCTCAATACATCTGCTTAGTTGTAACATCAGAGGTATAGGATAGAACATACGAACCAGCAAGAAGTGAGGCCGAGAATAGACAGAGTTCTCAACGCCAAGATTAAAATCAAGAGGATCAACTGGAAGCAGCCGTCTACCTCTTCTGGTCTTAAGggagaaatatttaaatgtttaatattttattttctacatCGCAATCATCAGTCAAACAgttctatcatccatccatccatccattatctatccatccatctatctatccatccatccattatctatccatccatctatccatccatccatctatctatctatccatccatctaccatcatttatctatctatccatcaattaatctatctatctaccatccatccatccatccatccatccatccatccatccatccaaggcAGGTTCTCACAAAAGGTTAATGTGTTTTCAAGTAACTATCTTTTTAGGGTTTTACTGCCAAAACATTTAACAGTCTGATGAACTGTTAAAGGAATATAAGGGAATAGTGAGAGAGTTGCGGTGAACTGGTATGTCACCTCGCCACCATTTTGAATGGCCAACTGTGTCATACCTCAGGCTGAAAAGAGTGAGATATCAGTAAAACAGTCTGCaagttgttttgagtctgctatTGTGGCCCCAGCttaaagatgtttacatgcaacacaaaattgGAGTAATTGTCAAAAGTCTACCCATGTTGACCGGTTTTATTATGCCGTTTAAGAGGAAAGCCATTTAATATGTTTAaatgaccacacacattgtcgGCTCTTGAATGCGTATAGACATTCACAGTAGTGAAATATTTGATTGTTGACATGAATGATATCGAGGCTGTGAGGGGGTATTTActctgtttattatgtttatttagagtcccatagAATCCCTAAACCTATTCCtacccctaaccttaaccctacccctaaatctagcCCTCACTCTTGAGACTTTAGCATACAGacggttaccttctagacacttTAATGTCTTCAATGACATCCAATTTATAAAGCTGCTTAAAGCTCCAAGATCGcatgttttctggagtttttaTATCTACTGAAGAGTTTGTTTCATTggcattcctgtcaaaaattatTGATGGTGCTACTGTCAATAAAGTCCATCTTATGAGGTATCGGATGCGCATGGATGTGCTGAGTGTTGGTAGTCTTTAAAGGTTTGGTTTTCGTAAGTTTATATTAATTGATTGCGTGCCAtcccatcagggctggactggtaatctggcataccgggcattttcccggtggcccGAGGCACTTTTGAGCCgttcaggggcggaatggccattggtagaaccgagcgggctggtgggacAGCTGCAAAATGTACTGAATGGGCCGCGTTAAGCAAAAAATTAGCTGCCGCGTTAtgtagaatggaccacaaaacgttgccacgatatgcagaaaaggacagcaaaaagGACAACTTTTGGATAACAACCCCCCCCCAACCCCACTCAACAGTTGGCctagttgccatgtaaaatttCTCAGTTGGGCCGATTTCTCTTGTGGTGTGTTTACCTGAATGTGTTACTGACACTATTTTACCCTAAACAAGATtagaccacaagagggcaatcTTCCTCTACTGGGGAACTAAATAAGAAAACTTGTTAGGCTGATATGTGTCCTGCTTCTCGTTCATTTGCAGCATAGTTTCTGATGTTACAGAGATTGTACAGTACCAGGTTGAAGTGCCGTCTGTCTCGTCCCTTAGATTGCTCATCCTCCTGACTATACAGGGAACCAACTGTGTGGATGACAAGAATTTCAAACATGAATCCTTTGATCGTAGAGACACTGTAGTGTTCACCGAGACTGACTGTTCAGATACTTTTAATTGAATATGACCAGACCACCTACTAACTGGTCATTTTTAGTGACCATATCATAGAAAATCatgttcaagtttatttataattgcAAGAGACCCCTTTAGTTAAGACAACCCTGAGTTAAAATTATAAGGCTAGTGTTGTTAAGTGTTTTCTCAACACATGGGCCCATAAATTAATTGATCTTCTGAAAACACCAATAACAGAGAAATGTACGGAACAGATCTCCACATGGCTTATTCTcaaatgtttttgattttatgTAGGTTTGATCATGTCACTTAAttcttgtatttatttaatgGCTATTTAAAATTTGTTTCTGCCAGCTacacattgttttaaagttttattttccCGCATACATTGTTTTTCGTGTTCTTGACCGTATTAAATCAGATATAATGCGTGTGTTTTAACAGTGAGTTTTACTCACTGTTCACTTCAGGCATGCTGTGCGTGTCATCGTCTTGAGGCTCTGTGTGTTTGGGGGAGGTTGGGTTTAGGGAGGAACAGCAAAAgatgaaaaattaaacaaaagaaaacaagagAGCGAAAATGAGCTGTGATTTGTTACAAGAAGCAACTATCAAAAGTACAACACAAAATTTCTCTAAAGCAAAAACAAGGGAACTAAAGAATTAGCCTAACCCTGCTAGTGTTTTAAGTTAagaatatatatagatatgtatatatatatagataactATAGATTTTGAATGTTCTGTCTGTGATCTTTACTAAATAACCAGTTATGGTCTTTTAGGGTGTTAAGCAACTTTAAGTTGTTTTTGAAAATTTGTCCAGAACATCTTTACATTTTCTAACACTTAGCCTGTTGCACATACATATACTCTGTTCATGGTAGGGTACAATGGGAGTACCAAAAGTGTTATTTTCTCCTAAAACACTACATGGTAACAAAACCACTTCAGCCTAAACACCTGTAGTTGTGCAACTAATTGTTTTGTATAAGTGCTATATGAtttatgtaataattatatatatatttttaacattgtgCTTAACATTTTCATCTCATTTGACccaaacaaaaatgttcttttgCTGACTTCTGTATTCAGGACAGATGGAGCCTGACAATTTGATTAAAGAGATGCTTCTGAGTCCAGAAACGGAGGGAAAAAAGGCATGtgactgtgtaaaaaaaaagtaaatcacatggatgatttgGCCCAgacaaattctctctctctctctctggatctCTAACTAAATCCTTCAAAGTTATGAAGCTCTCACTCTCTAAGATCTACCTTCAGATTTCTTGTTGTAAGTCATATGTTAGACATTGCTTCAGCTGTCTGCTCATTATTAACAGATGAGACATGATGGTTAGTTTTTCTAAGGGtcatttcattttttacatttatagttatttattttaatttatagttAATTTGTATGGTTATGTATTGGTCATTTATTGTGTGGAATCACATGGTAACCCCCCTGGACATGGTGCCCTTGGGTTCTTGCCCATATGGTTAATCTGGTGCTCTAGTGAAGTCTACCTCTGAAGTCAGTTTGAGAGCAGGCACGATCATTGTTTAGTCGCTTGAAAAGGGAATTTATGACCTTTGCACTGCCAAAATTTTTGAAGCGAGAGCGTACATTCTCATGAAACCATTCCAATGTGCCAATCTTGAGGATTCTATTGGAAGAAAGGAAAAAACAAGATCATTTCAGCCTATCATGCATTTCATAGGATGGCCAAGTGATTTAATTTCTACTTCTAAATACAGCATCAAATATCTGAAATATTGCTTAAACCTGTCTCAAACCTTTAATTAAAAACACTGGATGTTGTGacttaaaaaagaataataataatacgttttctGTGGGTTTCTTATGATGCACATAACACTCTTATGTCAGTTATACGCTCACCTGGTCATGTGACATGGATCACACACCCAACCGCTTTCCTTCTTGTTAAAATGACTGCAGGACTTGCAGACAAAGAGCTTGCAGTCCAGGCATTGGCGCTTGCTGTTGACAAGTAATTTGAAGGGCTGCAGACAGCGAATGCAGAGAGAATCACTGAGTTTAGGCTGATATTCCAGCAGCTCTCTTTTTGTATCCTCTTTCAATATTTTGGTCTTTAGCTCCCTGCAAGCAAAGGAATAATCAAATTGACAGATTTACAGACTCTTTTCATTACCACTAATCGTTGTCTATGAAACTGAGTCTTTGTTGACACTTTATTCTAGTCAACATATGCCTAAAAGAATGTGGATGTTGGAATTGTGTTAATCGTGAAGATTAAGAATGTTGAGCTTAttttctcattaaatattcacattTTCAATACAGTTGAAAACAATATAGTCTTAATATTGtaaattctgtttatgttttgggtCACTGTAGTCCTAAATTCTGTACAGTTATACATTATCAAGTTGTAGGCAAAAGGCATCTAATTGTAAATGGCAAGGTGAGGGTTCAGCTGATCCGACTGCTTTTTAGATCGCCAGCACAGCTCAGTTTAAGACTGAGAGGAAATGACTCCACATGAGTGATATGCACCCCTAGGGTTGTCCTCTCTTGTGCTTTCTTGAAATCCTCCATACTTAATGTGCCAAATTCTCAAGCTTCATGGCCAAAAGGATGGCATCCAGCACAATGACACTGTGTATCACAGCTGTATCACAGCTGTGGAGTATTAAAATGGGATATATAAGTAATTTCTGCTATATCTGCTCTACTGAGGAGCTTTTGAAAGATGTGCTTGTGGCACATTCAACTTTTTttggcaaaggttgaaagcaaTTGAGCATAATAATTTAAGTCAGGTTGTGTGAGCGAGTCAAATATATAACATTACATCATAATAATCAATTCATAATGGACACACAAGAGAACAAAGCGATCATGTTGCATTTTTGACATTTGTGAAGTAGAAAAACCTgtttacaaaatgtaaatgttatttttgtgaataataatgattaaaatgcAATGAATAAGGAAACCAACAAAGAAAGCTGAACAAACTCAGAATTTCAGGATTCAGGATTTCTCACAAACAAATAGGCCTAATTATCAAATATAGCTTTTAAAGATATAGCTTTCCTCACAGCTGATTGGATCATCTGTATGAGCAGGGCCGTTTCTGAGTATATGGGGGCCCTAAGCGAAGCCCTTAGGGTTAGAACTTGAAATCAAATAAAGCTGTTGTGCTTGAACACAGACTAAACATAGTAACTGACTACTTAGTATTTCAACAGATAAATCATTTTGTTTGAGTATAATTGATTATCAATAGTAAGTTCAGTagtttgtatgttaatgtaatcatgtgttgaagcagtaaacgtatttggcttgctgtccgtaTACTGGAGGGCTCAGAGCTCGAGACTCGACTCGATTCCTGATTACCCCAGATTAATCAACTGATTACCCCAGttgtcagattaaaattaacatgttCCTCCtgaacctctgttaattaactccatttcagtagtttgtatgttaatgtaatcttgcGTTGAAGCAGTAAACGTATTTGACTTACAGTCTGTATGAGGGCTCAGAGCTTGAGACTCGACTCATGATTACCCCCAAAAAGGTGTTAAGATGAAAGATCGGTACCATGACTATGGCATTAAATATTTAGGACAGCAAGCCAGCAACAATTCTGTTTGGTAAATTGGCTTGGCAGATATTTCAGAATTGTCCTTCCCCCCCAAAATCTGTATAGAGGGAGCACTTTACACATTTGTTTGAAGGTGCATTCTTGTACGATGGCTGGTCAAGAGGACTATGCTGCGATTCGAACAAGAGACCACCAGTCATAGAAGTGGATGGGCTCACGGCATGCAAAGTGGGAAGCTGAAAATGAGTGTTGGCTTGCGCTGTGTTCGAAATTGAGGGTTCACAGCATTGGAAcgggtaagcccagcaagcaGTCGAATGGGAAAAAATGAGAACGAGAGTTGGCTCGCACTGTGTTTGAAAGGGAGACTACTCTATAGAGAGATAGCTCATAGCATTTGAAcgggtaagcccagcaagcaTCGAACGGGGAGAATGAGAACGAGAGTTAGCTTGCGCTGCATTCGAAAGGGAGGACTCACACTTTGATTTGAACGAGAGACTGTtccattgagagagagagctcaCGGCATTCAAAcgggtaagcccagcaagcaatCGAACAAGGGCCACTCTGTGTCTGAAATGGAAAGCCCATCAATCTCCTCGTAGGGAAAAGGCCATGATTCAAGGACGTGGATGAGCTTGCACGGCATTTGATCGAGAGGGCTATGCTGCGATTCAAACAGGAGGACTTCTGGtttaaataaactcagcaaaaaagaaacatcctctcactttcaactgctttttcttccagcaaatttaacatgtgtaaatatttgtatgaacataaaaagattcaacaactaagacataatctgaacaagtttcacagacatgtgactaacagaaatggaataatgtgtccctgaacaaaggggaggttaaaatcaaaagaaactggtgtggcaccagctgcattaagtactgcagtgcatctcctcctcatggactgcaccagatttgcaagttcttgctgtgagatgttaccccactcttccaccaaggcacttgcaagttcccggatatTTCAGgtgaatggccctagccctcaccctctgatccaacagatCCCAGACTTGCTCAATGGTATTGAGATCTGGGcttttgctggccatggcagaacacagacattcctgtcttgcaggaaatcatgcacagaacgagcagtatggctggtggcattgtcatgctggagggtcatgttaggatgagcctgcaggaagggtaccacatgatgtcttccctgtaatgcacagcattgagattgcctgcattgACAACAAGCTCTGTCCGAtcatgctgtgacacaccgccccaggcAATGACGGACCTTCCAcatccaaatcgatcccgctccagtgcacaggccttggtgtaaggctcattcctttgatgataaacatgagtccgaccatcacccctggttagACAAAActatgactcgtcagtgaagagcactttttgccagtcctatatggtccagcgaaggtgggtttgtgcccataggcgacattgttgctggtgatgtctgctAAGATCCTGCCTAACaaaaggcctacaagccctcaacccagcctctctcagccttaTCTCTGTTTGTGAGATAAAGAGGAAATCATCTAGTAGGTGAATTAAGTGGGGAACAGAGTAGTTATTTGACAAGAGCCGGCAGATAGCGATTCCAGCTGAAAGTAAGGcggatgaaaaaaattatatatctcTGCGCGCTCGAAAAGATGCCAGAAATCAAAATGGAGAGACCTTATTTTAAACGCTGAAGTGATGTCGACTTCAGCTAGCCAGGTTCCATTTCCATCATTTTTATCATTGGGATGGCTTGGTCGGTGCTGTGGTAGTGGAGAGAGAATTTAGTTGTATTTTTTTCACCCGAGACAAATTAGGCTGTTAATgtccaatgttccactaattgttcctccatttcttcggtccaatgagactttcttgataccgcagccatgctagttgatgttctgttgcagggacatcaggactcctcccactgaaacttcccatgccccgtttcttgctctctcattggctgtaggtcaacgctgctgttgtattcagtcaaaacatactTCACAcattatgccgagtttacactacacaaattttcttatatcttttatt
The Xyrauchen texanus isolate HMW12.3.18 chromosome 14, RBS_HiC_50CHRs, whole genome shotgun sequence genome window above contains:
- the LOC127655262 gene encoding melanophilin-like isoform X1; the encoded protein is MRFEMMPSKGDGKNLDLSRLTDDEAKHVWQVIQRDFRLRKKEEDRLGELKTKILKEDTKRELLEYQPKLSDSLCIRCLQPFKLLVNSKRQCLDCKLFVCKSCSHFNKKESGWVCDPCHMTRILKIGTLEWFHENVRSRFKNFGSAKVINSLFKRLNNDRACSQTDFREPQDDDTHSMPEVNIGSLYSQEDEQSKGRDRRHFNLTRRGRRLLPVDPLDFNLGVENSVYSRPHFLLHSGSHEKITQRKDSLTEEDWPTTFKQILENGTHDRGHEMKDVFQISQRSLDKPSYFDDCTLNLEQRMTKACSLSKMSISSAGSTNYHLHRELSYSLDSDDDDESQMNVIPVYSPFLQREPSPDEIIELNKRMSAIETLLNRLEQKMTVPVTGGSIEQVEQKKEEDLSPADLEELELRKKLDELTEKISDKGLSSDDETQSSEDSPNKEAVYEATALRRTSAGIGNVRHERPLEEEWKAKPDIHNFLKKQRRVSSFELSNTTSCELSQLEGKVAMAAASVQSTQSGVTDIQKRIAALSAAGMSVETSRRRDLAIKQDYYGS
- the LOC127655262 gene encoding melanophilin-like isoform X2, yielding MRFEMMPSKGDGKNLDLSRLTDDEAKHVWQVIQRDFRLRKKEEDRLGELKTKILKEDTKRELLEYQPKLSDSLCIRCLQPFKLLVNSKRQCLDCKLFVCKSCSHFNKKESGWVCDPCHMTRILKIGTLEWFHENVRSRFKNFGSAKVINSLFKRLNNDRACSQTDFREPQDDDTHSMPEVNIGSLYSQEDEQSKGRDRRHFNLTRRGRRLLPVDPLDFNLGVENSVYSRPHFLLHSGSHEKITQRKDSLTEEDWPTTFKQILENGTHDRGHEMKDVFQISQRSLDKPSYFDDCTLNLEQRMTKACSLSKMSISSAGSTNYHLHRELSYSLDSDDDDESQMNVIPVYSPFLQREPSPDEIIELNKRMSAIETLLNRLEQKMTVPVTGGSIEQVEQKKEEDLSPADLEELELRKKLDELTEKISDKGLSSDDETQSSEDSPNKEAVYEATALRRTSAGIGNVRHERPLEEEWKAKPDIHNFLKKQRRVSSFELSNTTSCELSQLEGKVAMAAASVQSTQSGVTDIQKRIAALSAAGMSVETSRRRIIIAMSKRG